The DNA region AATCATATGGCAAATATACATGAATATATTGAGGTTTTTGAGCCGATACTTGCTGATGAGGTAAAAGAAAAGGTATCCGAGTTTAAAAAGTTAGCATCGGTAATAAATGTAATTAGCACTTTAAAAAATAAAGAAAAAATTAGTGAAATGGATATTATAGAAATTATTCAGCCTTTTATTCATAAGGACCAACGGGATTCTTTAATGCGCATGGTACAAATATTTAAAGCAGTAACTAGCATGAATGATGAAACTACTCCTACAGATAATAGCGAAGAACAGTTATCTAAAGAAAGTGATATGGATTATGAAGTTGCAGAAAATATTGAAACACAAACAAATAAAGAAAAATTGTTCTCAAGTGAAGAAACATCAACTTAAACTTATAACATTTTCGTGGTATAATATATAGTAATTTAAAAATAATTGTATATATTAATAATAAATAAAGTTCTAGGAGTGTTATAAATGGTATCTAAAGAAAAAATTAATAGAATTAATGAACTAGCTAGAATATCAAAAGAAAGAGAATTAAGTGCCTTAGAGAAAGAGGAACAACAAAAACTACGTAAAGAATATATAAATTCTTTTAGAAAATCTTTTGCAAAACAGTTAGAAAATATAGAATTAGTAGATTAAGTTTTTATATAATCATCCTTATTTATTTTGGGAAGTAATCTTTAAAAATAGATAAAGATGATTTTTATTTTGTCTATAAATAAAAAACTTTGATAAATAAAAGGAAAATTAATGTTAATATAGAATAATAGCTTGTAAAGAAAGAGAGGAAAAAGTTCGATTTAGGAGGTAAAAAAATGTCAGAAAGACAATATGTTATTTTCAAGTTGGAAAATGAAGAATATGCTGTAGATATAATGAATGTTAAAGAAATAAGTGAATATATGGAATGTACTAAGGTTCCAAATTCACCAAATTTTATTAAAGGTATCATTAATTATCGTGGGAATGTAGTACCGGTTATTAATTTACGTGAAAAATTTGATATGCTTTCTGCTTCGATTACACCAAATACTAGAATTATAATTTTTGGATTAAATGATAAGCAGGTAGGACTTTTAGTAGATGATGCATCCCAAGTATTGACAATCGACGATACGAAGATAGAAGATGCACCTAATATTATAATGGGATCAGATGATAAATTTATTAGTGGAATAGGAAAGATTGAAAATCGTATGGTTATTATTTTGGATTTAGAAAATCTTTTAAGCGAAGAGGAGAAAAAAAGAATTGAAGCAATTTAAGAATTCAAAACATATCCCCAATATATTGTAGATGACTATCTTAAATTGACACTATATGTTGGGCGAAATTTTTATTTTGCACTAAAAAGAACTAAATTTTGCAAAATCCTTTGTTTATAATTATGTATATAAATATATGATTATAAACAAAGGAGGAAAATTATGAAAAGAGTTTCTATTATTTTTTTATTTATTCTTACTATTATTTCATATCAAAATGTTATTTTTGCATCCTATAATAGTGAAGCCCTTGTGGAAGAATTGCACCAACAAGTTGAGAGGGTTTTTAAAGAACGAAGCAAGATATGGAATCAGCTTTTAATGGGACAATATGTATCTATTGATGAAATTGAAGAAGATTTAAATGAATTTATTGTTGATCCTCTACTTAAGTTAGATATGGAAATGTTCGAACACATGTTAAATAATCCTACATCATATGAAGGAATTTCAAACGTATCAGTTAAAAGTATTTATGTAGTCAAAAATAGTTTAAATAGGGTAAAATTAGAATGTATCATGTTATGGGATATCTCAGGATATGAAAATGAATACACCGAGGAAATAAAGTACATAGTTGAAATGGAGAACATTAAAGATAGGTGGATGTTGAGTAATTATCAAATAAGTGAATAATAAACAGAAAAAGGATCTTTAAAGATCCTTTTTCTATTTAATCATTAGAAACTTAGGAATAAATTACTATATTCTCATAAAATACTTATTATTGTAAGGAAAATAGAGGAAAGTTGTCGGAGCATGTAGAATTTATTAGAATAATGATGGAGGTGCTAAAATAAGTGCAGGGTGGAAGTGGAAATAATGATCAAATTACCAAGGTATTAAAAAGAACAATGGATGCTATTTCAGAAGGTAAGAAAGAAATCTTTGAAATATCTGAGGCTGCAAGAAATGAATATAATTCTCTAAAAAAAGAATTAGACGATTTTCAAAGTAAAGTTCAACTTTTAATTAAAGAAGTAGAAATATTAGAGCATCAAGAGCAAATAAGTCGTAAAATATTGTTAACAGTAAGTAAAAATTTTTCAAAGCATAGTGAGGAAAATATCAAAAAGGCTTATGAAAATGCTAATCAGCTACAAATTAAGCTTATTCTGAAAAGACAAGAAGAAAAAGATTTAATTAAAAGAAGAACAGACCTAGAATTAAGATTAAAGAATGCACAAAATATTTTAAAAAGATCTGAAAATCTTATATCTAAGGTTTGTGTAGCTTTTGACTTTCTAAGTGGAGATTTAGAAAATATATCCGATACACTAGAAGATATGAATCAAAGGAGTATTTTAGGAAGAAGAATTATACAGGTACGAGAAGAAGAACACCAAAGAATTGCAAGAGATATTCATGACGGTCCAGCCCAAGCTTTAACTAACGCTATAATAAAAACAGAGGTTTGTGAACGGTTAATAGATATAGATATTGTCAAGGCAAAAAATGAAATACAGGAATTAAAGAAAGTTTTAAGAAACAGTATTAAAGATATTAGAGGAATTATATATAATTTACATCCAATGGCACTAGATGACATTGGATTTATACCTACTATTCAAAGGTACATACATAATTTTCAAAGTGATACTAATATAGAAGTTGATTTTGTTATACTATCGCAAGTTGAAGTAGAGGATAACATTAAAAATATTGCTCTATTTAGAATAGTACAAGAAGCATTAAATAATGTACAGAAGCATTCTCATGCAACTATGGTTAAAATTAAGTTAGAAATGACAAAAAGGAATCTATACGTTCTAGTAGAAGATAATGGTATAGGCTTTAATATAAAAGATCTAAAAAGGCGTAATAGATATGAGGGAGGTTTTGGTCTATTAAATATGCAGGAAAGAATCGAACTACTTAATGGAACATTTGAAGTGAAAAGCGAAAAAAATTGTGGTGCAAAAGTTATAATTAATATACCAAATGAAAATTAGGGGGATGAAATATGAATGATATAAAAGTCTTAATAGTTGATGATCATTCTTTGGTAAGACAAGGGTTAAAACAAATTGTTGAACTAGAGCCGGATATTAAAGTAATAGGATTGGCTGGAGATGGAGAAGATGCAATTTTAAAGGTACAAAAACTTAAGCCTGATATTATTCTGTTAGATATTAATATGCCGAAACTAAATGGAATACAAACTCTGCGAAGATTAAAAGATATGGATAAAACTATTAAAATAATTATGCTTACTTTCTACGAAGACAGAGAATATTTGTTTGAAACTATAAATTTAGGTGCTGATGGTTATGTATTAAAAGATGCAGAAAGCGAAAGTTTAATTAAAGCCATAAGAGATGTATTTCAAGGTTCAAGTTATATTTATCCTACCTTAGCAACAGAATTAGTAAAAGAATTTAATCGTAGAGAAGAAAAAGGCAAAAGAGAAATAAATGGAGAAAATTTGACAAAAAGAGAGTATGAGGTTTTAACATTACTTGCAGAGGGATTTAATAACAAAGAAATAGGAGATTGCTTATTTATTAGTGAAAAAACTGTGAAGAACCATGTGTCGAATATATTTAAAAAAATTAATGTTAGCGATCGTACACAGGCTGCTATTTATGCATATAAACATAATATTAAAAAGATATAGTTATTATGTAGATTAATATAATTTAATAGGCGTGGGTATAATGATAAACAAAGACTGTTGTTTTTTATATAACATTAGAATAGAAAGTGTAAATTATTTATATTAATTTTTAAATTTTTCTTTCAATATAGTGCAATACATATTATTATATAAGTAATATGAAACAACAGGAGGTTTTTGAATGCAAATAATTACTGATAGTTCTTGTGACCTGCCAAAAGAAATTTTGGAAGAAAACAATATTATAGTTGTTCCTTTAAACATTGAAATAGATGGAGAAAACTATGTGGACGGTATAGATTTAACACATGAGGAATTTTATAAAAAAATGGCAACATCTGAAGGACTTCCCAAAACATCTCAGCCATCACCTCAAAGTTATGTAGATGCATTTAAGAAAGCTGCTCAAAGAACTGGCGAAACATTATGTATACATCTTTCTTCAAAATTAAGTGGTACAATGAATGGTGCAATAATGGTAAGAGAGATGATGGAAAAAAAGATTGAAGTTTTTGATAGTTTAAGTGGATCAATGGGTTTAGGTATGCAAGTATTAAAAGCTTGTGAAATGAGAAAAGAAGGAGCAAGCTTGGAAAAAATAATTGAAAAACTAAAAGAGTACAGGGATGAAATGAGAGTTGTTGTTTATTTAGAAACCTTAGAAAATGCTGTAAAGGGTGGTAGAGTAAATAGGGTTAAGGAAATGGTTGCAAATCTGTTGAATCTAAAGGCAATAGTACATGTTGAAGAAGGATATGTAAAGATATTAAAGACTATTCGTGGAAAGAAAAGAGCTACTAACTTTATTTTAGAACAAATTGCAGAAAAAAATATGGATTTTAAAGATAGGATTATAGGAATAACTCACTGCGATTGTATTGAAGATGCTTTAGCATTAAAGGAAGAAATAATTAAGCGTTTTAGCCCTGCTAAAGTGTTAGTAACAACAATGGGTCCTGTAATCGGTACCCATTCTGGACAAGGTGGATTACTAGTTTGTTTTTAAAAGAAGGATGGGTTCCCCCATCCTTTTTTATGATAATGTCTTTAGTTGTTCCTAATAAAGTGGTTACAAACGAATTGTTGAAATTCTATTTCAAGTGGTGAAGGTGATCTTTGGCTGTGATATACGAAATAAAATTTTCTCTTTAATTCCATATCTCTAATTTTTATATAGTTTAACAGTTTGTATTTAATTTCATCTTCAATTGCACGTTTAGACAATATTGAAATACCTAAACCTCTTCTAATGCATTGCTTTATTGCTTCGGTATTTTCTACATATGCAATAACTTGTAATTGCTTTATATCTATGTTTTGGCTTCTTAAAGTTTCTTCTAGTAAGTTTCTGGTCCCTGACCCTTGTTCTCTTAAAATGAATTTTTCTTTTAGTAAATCATGTAGTGTAATAGAGATATCTTCACTGTCATAAGATTCATTATATGGTGTAACTAAAACGAGTTCATCACTTGTAAGCTCCACATATTTTAGTTGGTTATGAGGTATTTTAGCACCAACAATGCCAAAATCTATATCACCGTTTATAATTCCTTCTACAACTTGAGCTGAATCATAGTGAAGCATTGAAAAAGTTACATCTGGATAAATTTTATTGAATTCACATATAAGCTCGGGAATAATATATTGTTCAGGAATTGTACTAGAAGCTATTTCTACGTTCCCGACAATCTTTCCTTTAAACTCTCCTAGCTTAAATCTGGCTCTCTCTCTTAAATTAATAATATTAATAGCATAATCATAAAGGACTTCACCAGCCTTAGTTAATGAAATTTTTTTACTAGACCGATTAATCAATACTGTATTTAATTCCTTTTCTAAATTTAAAATATGGCTACTTATGGTTGGTTGTG from Alkaliphilus flagellatus includes:
- a CDS encoding DUF896 domain-containing protein, producing MVSKEKINRINELARISKERELSALEKEEQQKLRKEYINSFRKSFAKQLENIELVD
- a CDS encoding DegV family protein; the encoded protein is MQIITDSSCDLPKEILEENNIIVVPLNIEIDGENYVDGIDLTHEEFYKKMATSEGLPKTSQPSPQSYVDAFKKAAQRTGETLCIHLSSKLSGTMNGAIMVREMMEKKIEVFDSLSGSMGLGMQVLKACEMRKEGASLEKIIEKLKEYRDEMRVVVYLETLENAVKGGRVNRVKEMVANLLNLKAIVHVEEGYVKILKTIRGKKRATNFILEQIAEKNMDFKDRIIGITHCDCIEDALALKEEIIKRFSPAKVLVTTMGPVIGTHSGQGGLLVCF
- a CDS encoding sensor histidine kinase, whose product is MQGGSGNNDQITKVLKRTMDAISEGKKEIFEISEAARNEYNSLKKELDDFQSKVQLLIKEVEILEHQEQISRKILLTVSKNFSKHSEENIKKAYENANQLQIKLILKRQEEKDLIKRRTDLELRLKNAQNILKRSENLISKVCVAFDFLSGDLENISDTLEDMNQRSILGRRIIQVREEEHQRIARDIHDGPAQALTNAIIKTEVCERLIDIDIVKAKNEIQELKKVLRNSIKDIRGIIYNLHPMALDDIGFIPTIQRYIHNFQSDTNIEVDFVILSQVEVEDNIKNIALFRIVQEALNNVQKHSHATMVKIKLEMTKRNLYVLVEDNGIGFNIKDLKRRNRYEGGFGLLNMQERIELLNGTFEVKSEKNCGAKVIINIPNEN
- a CDS encoding selenium metabolism-associated LysR family transcriptional regulator; the encoded protein is MDFRQLESFVAIAKFKSFSKAADYLYLTQPTISSHILNLEKELNTVLINRSSKKISLTKAGEVLYDYAINIINLRERARFKLGEFKGKIVGNVEIASSTIPEQYIIPELICEFNKIYPDVTFSMLHYDSAQVVEGIINGDIDFGIVGAKIPHNQLKYVELTSDELVLVTPYNESYDSEDISITLHDLLKEKFILREQGSGTRNLLEETLRSQNIDIKQLQVIAYVENTEAIKQCIRRGLGISILSKRAIEDEIKYKLLNYIKIRDMELKRKFYFVYHSQRSPSPLEIEFQQFVCNHFIRNN
- a CDS encoding response regulator, which translates into the protein MNDIKVLIVDDHSLVRQGLKQIVELEPDIKVIGLAGDGEDAILKVQKLKPDIILLDINMPKLNGIQTLRRLKDMDKTIKIIMLTFYEDREYLFETINLGADGYVLKDAESESLIKAIRDVFQGSSYIYPTLATELVKEFNRREEKGKREINGENLTKREYEVLTLLAEGFNNKEIGDCLFISEKTVKNHVSNIFKKINVSDRTQAAIYAYKHNIKKI
- a CDS encoding chemotaxis protein CheW translates to MSERQYVIFKLENEEYAVDIMNVKEISEYMECTKVPNSPNFIKGIINYRGNVVPVINLREKFDMLSASITPNTRIIIFGLNDKQVGLLVDDASQVLTIDDTKIEDAPNIIMGSDDKFISGIGKIENRMVIILDLENLLSEEEKKRIEAI